From Actinosynnema mirum DSM 43827, a single genomic window includes:
- a CDS encoding GyrI-like domain-containing protein — translation MGTEPELVELTPTTTAVVRGVIGFAEVRDFFDTSFQQLRRVLAEQGVMPVGAAFGLYRDASTHGREGALALEVGFPVGSGIEAEGDVVPGEVPGGLVAQLTHVGAFDELEESWKRLAAWMGARGVSPSTTRWEVYTTEPSPEMDPAELRTELHWAVAD, via the coding sequence ATGGGCACCGAGCCGGAACTGGTCGAGTTGACGCCGACGACGACCGCGGTGGTGCGCGGGGTGATCGGGTTCGCCGAGGTGCGCGACTTCTTCGACACCTCGTTCCAGCAGCTCCGGAGGGTCCTGGCCGAGCAGGGCGTCATGCCGGTCGGGGCGGCGTTCGGGCTGTACCGGGACGCGAGCACGCACGGGCGGGAGGGCGCGCTGGCGCTGGAGGTCGGGTTCCCGGTCGGCTCCGGGATCGAGGCGGAGGGGGACGTCGTGCCGGGCGAGGTGCCGGGCGGGCTGGTCGCGCAGCTCACGCACGTCGGGGCGTTCGACGAGCTGGAGGAGTCCTGGAAGCGGTTGGCCGCGTGGATGGGGGCGCGCGGGGTGAGCCCCTCGACCACGCGGTGGGAGGTGTACACCACCGAGCCGTCGCCCGAGATGGACCCCGCCGAGCTGCGGACCGAGCTGCACTGGGCCGTGGCGGACTGA
- a CDS encoding SRPBCC domain-containing protein: MSGTPSPTSPASPTSSASSAPPLTTAADRRTEITTPSDLAFAIAREFDAPRELVFAAFTEPRHVSRWLLGPDGWSMPVCEIDLREGGAWEYRWRSDADGAEFGMSGRYRLVDRPRRLVNTEVFEGQESVVTTEFAEIGARRTRVVQTSVFPSRELRDAVLASGMEGGVSTSHHRLAGLLPLLAEGA; the protein is encoded by the coding sequence ATGTCAGGCACGCCGTCCCCGACCTCCCCCGCCTCTCCCACGTCCTCCGCATCCTCCGCCCCACCCCTGACAACGGCCGCCGACCGCCGCACCGAGATCACCACCCCGAGCGACCTCGCGTTCGCCATCGCCAGGGAGTTCGACGCCCCGCGCGAGCTGGTGTTCGCGGCCTTCACCGAGCCCCGGCACGTCTCCCGCTGGCTGCTGGGCCCCGACGGCTGGTCGATGCCGGTGTGCGAGATAGACCTGAGAGAGGGCGGCGCGTGGGAGTACCGGTGGCGCAGCGATGCCGACGGGGCCGAGTTCGGCATGTCCGGGCGCTACCGCCTGGTGGACCGGCCGCGCCGGCTGGTCAACACCGAGGTGTTCGAGGGTCAGGAGTCGGTGGTGACCACGGAGTTCGCCGAGATCGGCGCCCGCCGCACGAGGGTGGTGCAGACCTCCGTCTTCCCCAGTCGGGAGCTGCGGGACGCGGTCCTGGCCAGCGGCATGGAAGGGGGAGTCAGCACCAGCCACCACCGGCTGGCCGGATTGCTCCCCCTCCTGGCGGAGGGGGCCTGA
- a CDS encoding Fic family protein, giving the protein MPEELREEGAFLPYPLFSEPSLSGPAMRESALAEHSLGRLDEASGRFAELSGFAHATRVRDACASAGMAGYPVALREALAVSLDPRHGAPEQVVVPHLLGVELGFAKVAQGADTWDPDLLGEVAAALTGRDHRPDEPLRRGQGWLGPSRERAWLLTPTSAHLVGALAQWTVWVQAKPALPRVARLALAHLQLELLQPFAVPDGHVARLFTMLELVREGMLRASVLPLSVWLDRAGDEYREQVRHVVRTGEHGPWVEFFARGVRELADAQVNLLANLESLAAAYRTRFPEGSRLARVAASLLGFPAVDHPTLREAEGLSVKGVTLLTDRLVAEGVLYPWESRRYRKVFLCPEALALLRP; this is encoded by the coding sequence GTGCCGGAGGAGCTCCGGGAAGAAGGCGCGTTCCTGCCGTACCCGTTGTTCTCCGAGCCGTCGCTGAGCGGTCCCGCCATGCGCGAGTCCGCGCTGGCCGAGCACAGCCTGGGCAGGCTCGACGAGGCGTCGGGCCGCTTCGCCGAGCTGTCCGGCTTCGCGCACGCCACGAGGGTCCGCGACGCGTGCGCGTCGGCGGGGATGGCCGGGTACCCGGTGGCGCTGCGCGAGGCGCTGGCGGTGTCCCTGGACCCGCGTCACGGCGCCCCGGAGCAGGTGGTCGTGCCCCACCTGCTCGGGGTCGAGCTGGGCTTCGCCAAGGTGGCGCAGGGGGCCGACACCTGGGACCCGGACCTGCTGGGCGAGGTGGCCGCGGCGCTGACCGGTCGCGACCACCGCCCGGACGAGCCGCTGCGCCGTGGGCAGGGCTGGCTGGGGCCGAGTCGAGAACGGGCGTGGCTGCTGACGCCGACGAGCGCGCACCTGGTGGGCGCGCTGGCCCAGTGGACGGTGTGGGTGCAGGCGAAGCCCGCCCTCCCCAGGGTGGCCCGCCTGGCGCTGGCGCACCTGCAACTGGAGCTGCTGCAACCGTTCGCGGTCCCGGACGGTCACGTGGCGCGCCTGTTCACCATGCTGGAGCTGGTGCGCGAGGGGATGCTGCGCGCCTCGGTGCTGCCCCTGTCGGTGTGGCTGGACCGCGCGGGCGACGAGTACCGCGAGCAGGTCAGGCACGTGGTGCGGACCGGCGAGCACGGCCCGTGGGTGGAGTTCTTCGCGCGGGGCGTCCGCGAGCTGGCGGACGCCCAGGTGAACCTGCTGGCGAACCTGGAGTCCCTGGCGGCGGCCTACCGCACCAGGTTCCCCGAGGGCAGCAGGCTGGCCAGGGTGGCCGCTTCCCTGCTCGGCTTCCCGGCGGTCGACCACCCGACCCTGCGCGAGGCCGAGGGCCTGAGCGTGAAAGGCGTGACCCTGCTGACGGACCGCCTGGTGGCCGAGGGCGTCCTGTACCCCTGGGAGTCCAGGCGCTACCGCAAGGTCTTCCTCTGCCCCGAAGCCCTAGCCCTCCTCCGCCCATGA
- a CDS encoding helix-turn-helix transcriptional regulator encodes MTGNQSAPSPWWDYVERNLEYRNLTTGDLAREVNVDRSRLTAWRKGAKISIPTARAIARLFQVSVFEVLVAAGMLTQQEADYQPASTDPADLSDEQLIAELRRRLKQRAETEPPATEPSATEPSATEPPAD; translated from the coding sequence GTGACCGGAAATCAGAGCGCTCCTTCTCCGTGGTGGGACTACGTCGAGCGAAACCTGGAGTACCGGAACCTGACGACGGGCGACCTGGCCCGCGAGGTGAACGTCGACCGCAGCCGCCTGACCGCGTGGCGCAAGGGCGCGAAGATCAGCATCCCCACGGCCCGCGCCATCGCGCGCCTGTTCCAGGTGAGCGTCTTCGAGGTCCTGGTGGCGGCGGGAATGCTGACCCAGCAGGAAGCCGACTACCAACCCGCCAGCACCGACCCGGCCGACCTCAGCGACGAGCAGCTCATCGCGGAACTCCGCAGGCGCCTCAAGCAGCGCGCCGAAACCGAGCCCCCCGCCACCGAGCCCTCCGCCACCGAGCCCTCCGCCACCGAGCCCCCCGCCGACTAG
- a CDS encoding BTAD domain-containing putative transcriptional regulator, with product MVSFAVLGPLRAELDRGPADLKGPRHRAVLARLLVARGRTVPLDTLVADLWDDAPPPSARGAVQTFVGDLRKALEPDRPPRTPPHLLVTVANGYALRTDNTDAHHFESAVHQAKSAPPPRARTLLTSALALWRGPAYAEFADHPWALAESTALEELRLLAVERLAETALSLNAPADAIPPLTRHAASHPHREHAAHLLALALYRTGRQGEALETLRRTRSALRADLGVDPGEPLRALEADILAQSRTLLPPPRPATPPRPAIPPRTATPPRTATPPLFGREEELATLTRAATEAVRTHRLHHVLVSGAAGSGKSALTEALATHLRAEGWSTATTTCPDLPGTPAAWPWTALRTHLGLPPEPDRTPRFTTLRTLSAHLSKSSPTLLVLDDLHQADEDTLALLTALPPEAGPTLVVGTHRATDIPPTLTAALARLARTTPTRLYLSGLDEQAVANLIATHRPPTRRATRSIHTRSAGNPFLAHELAKLWATEGDEALRTVPAGVRDVLLHRLSALPEPAGTHLRQAAVLGREVDLAILAELAGEDVLDSIESAITAGFLTEHDADHVHFTHDLVHETVRADTTAPRRARWHVAAAEAVERATPDEHERIAHHLLEAATRTTAAKAAHHASLAATRAEHRSAPHEAARLWRATINSLDHSPTPHPQARLTAVMGLVRALAVTGDLAAAREHRAEAVHQAESLPDPVHRARVVGSFDVPALWTTPDDDALSATLAASANRALTSLPATYQAERARLLVTIAMERRADPTHEASQAAQEAERIARSLADPTLLALSLNARYLQTFHRAGLAPARKSLAEELLTVTSAQPDLVAFEVLAHLLLIQSSAALADLPTADHHATRANHLATRNDLPLVTPFTDWYQALRLSLTGHKTKAEAAYRAAAPKLTETHLPGLAPGLLSLALHTLGVPQPTPDWATNQPWTAPTTHHIPKAPHDHLYELRTCLHAQAALSRPTKNHEELTELHNALAPAEDELAGATTGLVSLGPVAAYLADLSQALGDLKEATRLRAKATTLTTRLRTA from the coding sequence ATGGTGAGCTTCGCCGTGCTGGGCCCCCTGCGGGCAGAACTGGACCGCGGACCCGCGGACCTCAAGGGCCCCCGCCACCGCGCGGTGCTGGCCAGGCTGCTGGTCGCGCGCGGCCGAACCGTCCCCCTGGACACCCTGGTCGCCGACCTCTGGGACGACGCCCCACCCCCGAGCGCGCGCGGCGCCGTCCAGACCTTCGTCGGCGACCTGCGCAAGGCCCTGGAACCGGACCGCCCACCCCGCACCCCACCCCACCTGCTGGTCACGGTCGCGAACGGCTACGCGCTGCGCACCGACAACACCGACGCCCACCACTTCGAGTCCGCCGTCCACCAGGCCAAGTCCGCCCCACCACCCCGAGCCCGAACCCTGCTCACCAGCGCCTTGGCCCTCTGGCGCGGCCCCGCGTACGCCGAGTTCGCCGACCACCCCTGGGCACTGGCCGAGTCGACCGCCCTGGAAGAGCTCCGCCTCCTGGCCGTGGAACGCCTGGCCGAGACCGCCCTGTCCCTGAACGCCCCCGCCGACGCCATCCCACCCCTCACCCGGCACGCCGCGTCCCACCCGCACCGCGAGCACGCCGCCCACCTCCTGGCGCTGGCCCTCTACCGCACCGGCCGCCAGGGCGAGGCCCTGGAAACCCTGCGCCGCACCAGATCCGCACTCCGCGCCGACCTGGGCGTGGACCCCGGCGAACCCCTGCGCGCCCTGGAAGCCGACATCCTCGCCCAGTCCCGAACCCTGCTCCCCCCGCCGCGCCCCGCCACCCCGCCGCGCCCCGCCATCCCGCCCCGAACCGCCACCCCGCCCCGAACCGCCACCCCACCCCTGTTCGGCCGCGAGGAAGAACTGGCCACCCTCACCCGAGCCGCCACCGAGGCCGTCAGAACCCACCGCCTCCACCACGTCCTCGTCTCAGGCGCAGCGGGTTCCGGCAAATCCGCCCTGACCGAAGCACTGGCCACCCACCTGCGCGCCGAGGGCTGGTCCACCGCCACCACCACCTGCCCCGACCTCCCCGGAACCCCGGCAGCCTGGCCGTGGACCGCACTCCGCACCCACCTGGGCCTCCCCCCGGAACCCGACCGCACCCCCCGCTTCACCACCCTCCGCACCCTGTCCGCCCACCTGTCCAAGTCCTCGCCCACGCTCCTGGTCCTGGACGACCTGCACCAGGCGGACGAGGACACCCTCGCCCTGCTCACCGCCCTCCCGCCCGAGGCGGGCCCAACCCTGGTCGTCGGCACCCACCGGGCCACCGACATCCCGCCCACCCTCACCGCCGCGCTGGCCCGCCTGGCCCGAACCACCCCGACCCGCCTCTACCTCTCCGGCCTGGACGAGCAGGCGGTGGCGAACCTGATCGCCACCCACCGCCCCCCGACGCGACGAGCGACCAGGTCCATCCACACCAGGAGCGCGGGCAACCCGTTCCTGGCCCACGAACTGGCCAAGCTGTGGGCGACCGAGGGCGACGAGGCCCTGCGCACCGTCCCCGCAGGCGTCCGAGACGTCCTCCTGCACCGCCTCTCCGCCCTCCCGGAACCCGCGGGAACCCACCTCCGCCAAGCCGCCGTCCTGGGCCGCGAGGTCGACCTCGCGATCCTCGCCGAGCTGGCGGGCGAAGACGTCCTGGACTCGATCGAGTCCGCGATCACCGCCGGTTTCCTGACAGAGCACGACGCAGACCACGTCCACTTCACCCACGACCTGGTCCACGAGACCGTCCGAGCCGACACCACGGCCCCCAGACGCGCCCGCTGGCACGTGGCCGCAGCAGAAGCCGTAGAGCGCGCCACCCCGGACGAACACGAACGCATCGCCCACCACCTGCTGGAGGCAGCCACAAGAACAACGGCCGCCAAAGCCGCTCACCACGCGTCCCTGGCCGCAACCAGGGCCGAACACCGCTCGGCCCCGCACGAGGCGGCAAGGCTCTGGCGCGCCACGATCAACTCCCTGGACCACTCCCCAACCCCACACCCCCAAGCCCGCCTGACCGCCGTGATGGGCCTGGTCCGAGCCCTGGCCGTGACCGGCGACCTGGCCGCAGCCCGCGAACACCGAGCCGAAGCAGTCCACCAAGCGGAGTCCCTCCCCGACCCAGTCCACAGGGCACGCGTAGTCGGCTCCTTCGACGTCCCAGCCCTGTGGACAACCCCCGATGACGACGCCCTCTCCGCGACTCTGGCCGCGTCAGCCAACCGAGCCCTGACCTCCCTCCCCGCCACCTACCAGGCCGAACGAGCCCGCCTCCTGGTGACCATCGCGATGGAACGAAGGGCAGACCCAACCCACGAGGCGTCCCAAGCCGCGCAGGAGGCCGAACGCATAGCCAGATCCCTGGCCGACCCCACCCTCCTAGCGCTGTCCCTGAACGCCCGCTACCTCCAGACCTTCCACCGGGCAGGCCTGGCCCCAGCCCGCAAATCCCTGGCAGAGGAACTCCTCACAGTCACCTCCGCCCAACCCGACCTGGTCGCCTTCGAGGTCCTGGCCCACCTACTCCTGATCCAGTCCTCAGCGGCCCTGGCAGACCTCCCCACCGCAGACCACCACGCCACCCGCGCAAACCACCTGGCAACCCGGAACGACCTCCCCCTGGTAACCCCGTTCACCGACTGGTACCAGGCCCTCCGCCTATCCCTGACGGGCCACAAGACCAAGGCCGAAGCCGCCTACCGGGCAGCCGCCCCGAAGCTCACGGAAACCCACCTCCCCGGCCTGGCCCCCGGCCTCCTCTCCCTGGCCCTGCACACCCTGGGCGTCCCCCAACCCACCCCGGACTGGGCCACGAACCAACCCTGGACCGCCCCCACAACCCACCACATCCCCAAGGCCCCACACGACCACCTCTACGAACTGAGAACCTGCCTGCACGCACAAGCAGCCCTGTCCAGACCCACCAAGAACCACGAGGAACTGACCGAACTCCACAACGCCCTGGCCCCAGCGGAAGACGAACTGGCAGGCGCCACAACGGGCCTGGTCTCCCTGGGCCCAGTAGCCGCCTACCTGGCAGACCTCTCCCAAGCCCTGGGCGACCTCAAAGAGGCAACGCGCCTACGCGCCAAAGCAACCACCCTCACCACCCGCCTGCGCACCGCCTGA
- a CDS encoding alpha/beta fold hydrolase, with protein sequence MVLPGFTEQRVAVAEGVRLHVAVGGTGSPVVLLHGFPQTHLMWRHVAADLAADHTVICPDLRGYGASDKPADDGENYSKRVMARDVVALARELGHERVAVVGHDRGALVGIRAGLDHPDVVTHLGVLDVLPTVESWEVLRGRGAAVGFHLFLMAQRPGLAEAMISGAADEFFGHFLDVWANDPAAIPADVRAEYLRASREAVPSIVADYRATAGVDVAHDEADRAAGRRLRMPVGVVQQDWGAELGFDAAGVWRGWAEDLEHRTVRCGHFMAEEAPGEVVGAIRALLAR encoded by the coding sequence ATGGTTCTTCCGGGGTTCACCGAGCAGCGGGTCGCGGTGGCGGAGGGTGTGCGGTTGCACGTTGCGGTGGGTGGGACGGGGAGTCCCGTGGTGCTGCTGCACGGGTTCCCGCAGACGCACCTGATGTGGCGGCACGTCGCGGCCGACCTCGCTGCGGATCACACGGTGATCTGCCCTGACCTGCGGGGGTACGGGGCCAGCGACAAGCCCGCCGACGACGGGGAGAACTACTCGAAGCGGGTCATGGCGCGGGATGTGGTGGCGCTGGCCCGCGAGCTGGGGCACGAGCGGGTCGCGGTGGTCGGGCACGACCGGGGCGCGCTGGTCGGGATCAGGGCCGGGCTGGATCACCCGGACGTGGTCACCCACCTCGGGGTGTTGGACGTGCTGCCCACGGTGGAGTCGTGGGAGGTGCTGCGGGGACGGGGCGCGGCGGTGGGGTTCCACCTGTTCCTGATGGCGCAGCGGCCCGGGCTGGCCGAGGCGATGATCAGCGGGGCGGCGGACGAGTTCTTCGGGCACTTCCTGGACGTGTGGGCGAACGACCCCGCGGCGATCCCGGCCGACGTGCGCGCCGAGTACCTGCGGGCCAGCCGGGAGGCGGTGCCGTCGATCGTGGCGGACTACCGGGCCACGGCGGGGGTGGACGTGGCGCACGACGAGGCGGACCGGGCGGCAGGGCGGCGGCTGCGGATGCCGGTCGGGGTGGTGCAGCAGGACTGGGGGGCGGAGCTCGGGTTCGACGCGGCCGGGGTGTGGCGGGGGTGGGCGGAGGACTTGGAGCACCGGACCGTGCGATGCGGGCACTTCATGGCGGAGGAGGCGCCGGGGGAGGTCGTGGGGGCGATCCGGGCGCTGCTCGCCCGGTGA